Proteins found in one Salvia splendens isolate huo1 chromosome 10, SspV2, whole genome shotgun sequence genomic segment:
- the LOC121752082 gene encoding S-adenosylmethionine synthase 5, translated as METFLFTSESVNEGHPDKLCDQISDAVLDACLAEDPESKVACETCTKTNMVMVFGEITTKANVDYEKIVRDTCRNIGFVSDDVGLDADNCKVLVNIEQQSPDIAQGVHGHLTKAPEEIGAGDQGHMFGYATDETPELMPLSHVLATKLGARLTEVRKNGTCPWLRPDGKTQVTVEYHNDNGAMVPQRVHTVLISTQHDETVTNDEIAADLKEHVIKPVIPENYLDEKTIFHLNPSGRFVIGGPHGDAGLTGRKIIIDTYGGWGAHGGGAFSGKDPTKVDRSGAYIVRQAAKSIVASKMARRCIVQVSYAIGVPEPLSVFVDTFGTGKIPDKEILQIVKENFDFRPGMISINLDLKRGGNGRFLKTAAYGHFGRDDPDFTWEVVKPLKWEAKAQA; from the coding sequence ATGGAGACCTTTCTGTTTACATCTGAGTCTGTGAACGAGGGCCACCCCGACAAGCTGTGCGACCAGATCTCTGATGCAGTGCTGGACGCCTGCCTTGCCGAGGACCCCGAGAGCAAGGTTGCCTGTGAGACTTGCACCAAGACGAACATGGTGATGGTCTTTGGAGAGATCACCACCAAGGCTAATGTTGACTACGAGAAGATTGTCCGTGACACATGCCGCAATATTGGATTTGTCTCGGATGATGTAGGTCTTGATGCGGACAACTGCAAAGTCCTTGTCAACATTGAGCAGCAGAGCCCTGATATTGCGCAAGGTGTTCACGGCCATCTGACCAAGGCACCGGAGGAGATTGGTGCCGGTGACCAAGGTCATATGTTTGGGTATGCCACGGACGAGACGCCTGAATTGATGCCCCTGAGCCATGTTCTGGCCACCAAGCTTGGTGCTCGTCTTACTGAGGTGCGCAAGAATGGCACCTGCCCGTGGCTGAGGCCGGATGGGAAGACTCAGGTCACAGTTGAATACCACAACGACAATGGTGCTATGGTTCCCCAGCGCGTGCACACCGTGCTGATTTCCACCCAGCATGACGAAACTGTGACCAATGACGAGATTGCTGCAGATCTCAAGGAGCATGTGATCAAGCCTGTCATCCCTGAGAATTACCTTGATGAGAAGACAATCTTCCACCTCAACCCATCTGGGCGGTTTGTCATTGGTGGCCCTCACGGAGATGCTGGTCTGACTGGTCGTAAGATCATCATCGACACGTACGGAGGGTGGGGTGCGCATGGAGGTGGTGCTTTCTCCGGGAAGGACCCGACCAAGGTGGACAGGAGCGGTGCCTACATTGTGAGGCAGGCTGCTAAGAGCATCGTGGCGAGTAAAATGGCGCGGAGGTGCATCGTGCAGGTGTCTTACGCCATTGGTGTTCCGGAGCCTTTATCTGTGTTTGTGGACACTTTTGGAACGGGAAAGATCCCGGACAAGGAGATCCTGCAGATTGTGAAGGAGAATTTTGACTTCAGGCCGGGAATGATCTCGATTAATCTGGACCTCAAGAGGGGCGGCAATGGCAGGTTCCTTAAGACGGCGGCGTACGGCCACTTTGGGAGGGATGATCCTGATTTCACTTGGGAGGTTGTCAAGCCCCTCAAATGGGAAGCAAAAGCTCAGGCTTGA
- the LOC121752004 gene encoding uncharacterized protein LOC121752004 isoform X2: protein MYSEVKCAERCLLYSMKMFGDDIDSLRIASGTIFNEVVVWKVICQNGAKQPGSHAEDHLQLNSDEGFSYPCPNYKDALISRLVGHEGSIFRIAWFSNGTKLVSVSDDRSARIWEVQAEKGISCNATQEQVNQIEGPVLFGHNARIWDCCIFESLIITAGEDCTCRVWDHHGRELKEIKEHIGRGVWRCLYDPVSSLLVTAGFDSAIKLHQICISNEGIEKTVASEDFSDRKEAFALSIPKSSSYGGLMDSKSEYVRCLNFSREDSLYVATNNGYLYHVNLCNTEAANWTELARISEEAPIICMDLLSKCSDTPDRCEDWIAAGDGKGRMTIAHAVGTGWKVEVEFTFTWPAEEERHLLGTYWCKLSEARFIFTADPGGRLKLWKLCHNSHSASLIDKGSYDVCLIAEYASCFGKRIMCLDASFDEELIVCGDIRGNLILFSSPRTLLSSNSATTEVKESPVNYFKGAHGVSSVNSVSISRLLSDEVDIRSTGADGCVCHFQYERDLQSMEFIGMKQVKELGAVRSVFTTDCCDDSVVSEYAVGFASDNFIIWNLTSGTKVQQITCGGWRRPHSYYLGHLPEMMNCFAFVKDDVIYVHRHWVPENNRKIYPQNLHLQFHGREIHSLCFIHEQSLCSQDENRGLVAKSSWLATGCEDGTVRLTRYELGTKNWSSSQHLGEHVGGSAVRSICAVSKMHVFMPDPFNIRNVVYRQNGIVNGRDPFILISVGAKRVVTAWKQTVTTIKNRVDAMSSEMNKNNENNSPDSSAATMSSLSFQWLSTDMPLRHNSNMKRQDSNNVSETPEDGIVTASNAIPCESVSPECRNTDTNLYPVDNFENDWRYLDVTAFIVKEAGSRFSVCFVIVACSDATVTLRALVLPFRLWFDVASLAPLSSPVLSLQPVVTPRLLSKENSQIGSFYLAITGSTDGSIAIWDLTLSVENFMRQIAGLKMENCLDFQKRPRTGRGSQGGRWWRSIATKKQKKRPVNCKLREKGCNLSVSGGRTESSKEKEDHLHETSMFKQSDDRVPLKVDNQSSLVSERKTDNLSPQISVVEAMQVLDNIHQSGVNCLFVSEIRNQGLNDSMSTFYVVSGGDDQAINCLRCDLELDPTMKSQNMNAEIHLNSKPVATNNCNHHFRIQNHQMLVTYLDKNKSAHSSAVKGVWTDGSWVFSVGLDQRVRCWNLSHDKLTECSHLIINVPEPESLDVKICGRNHYQIAVAGRGMQMIEFRPTN, encoded by the exons GTAGTTGTTTGGAAAGTCATTTGTCAGAATGGTGCCAAACAACCTGGAAGTCATGCGGAAGACCATTTGCAGCTGAACAGTGATGAAGGCTTCTCCTATCCTTGCCCCAACTATAAAGATGCTCTTATAAGTAGGCTTGTAGGGCATGAAGGTTCAATTTTTCGTATTGCGTGGTTCTCTAATGGGACTAAACTCGTTTCTGTTTCTGATGACCGCAG TGCTCGTATTTGGGAGGTTCAGGCAGAGAAAGGAATTTCATGCAATGCTACTCAGGAACAGGTCAATCAAATTGAGGGCCCTGTTTTATTTGGGCATAATGCAAGAATTTGGGACTGCTGTATATTTGAATCT TTAATCATCACTGCTGGTGAGGACTGTACATGCCGTGTTTGGGACCATCATGGCAGAGAACTCAAGGAAATCAAGGAGCATAT TGGGAGGGGAGTATGGCGATGTTTATATGATCCCGTTTCTTCACTTCTAGTTACTGCTGGTTTTGATTCAGCAATAAAGCTTCACCAGATTTGTATTTCTAATGAAGGAATAGAGAAAACAGTTGCATCAGAGGATTTCAGTGATAGAAAGGAAGCTTTTGCTCTTTCTATACCAAAATCATCATCATATGGTGGGCTCATGGACAG CAAAAGTGAGTATGTCCGCTGTTTGAACTTTTCACGTGAAGATTCACTTTATGTGGCTACCAACAATGGTTATCTATACCATGTTAATCTATGCAATACTGAAGCTGCCAATTGGACTGAACTTGCTCGTATCAGTGAGGAAGCACCGATCATCTGTATGGACTTATTATCAAAATGTTCTGACACCCCAGACAGATGTGAAGATTGGATTGCTGCTGGGGACGGGAAAGGCAGAATGACGATTGCTCATGCAGTTGGAACTGGTTGGAAAGTAGAAGTTGAATTTACTTTTACTTGGCCAGCTGAAGAAGAGAGACATCTCTTAGGAACTTATTGGTGCAAGTTGTCAGAAGCTAG GTTCATTTTCACTGCTGATCCCGGCGGTAGACTGAAGCTATGGAAGCTATGCCACAATTCGCACTCTGCTTCTCTTATTGATAAAGGAAGTTATGATGTGTGCTTAATTGCAGAGTATGCTTCATGCTTTGGGAAGAGAATAATGTGTCTGGATGCTTCATTTGATGAAGAG TTGATAGTATGTGGTGACATTCGTGGTAATCTGATACTGTTTTCTTCACCAAGAACCCTACTCAGCAGTAACTCTGCTACCACAGAAGTCAAAGAATCACCTGTGAATTATTTCAAAGGTGCTCATGGAGTGTCAAGCGTTAACAGTGTTTCTATTTCTAGACTGTTGTCTGATGAAGTCGATATACGCTCG ACGGGAGCAGATGGATGCGTATGCCATTTTCAGTATGAAAGGGATCTGCAAAGCATGGAATTCATAGGGATGAAGCAAGTCAAAGAATTAGGTGCAGTCCGATCTGTCTTCACAACAGACTGTTGTGATGACTCTGTTGTTTCCGAATATGCTGTTGGTTTTGCATcagataatttcataatatgGAATTTGACTTCAGGCACAAAG GTCCAACAAATTACTTGTGGTGGTTGGCGACGTCCTCACTCGTATTATCTTGGCCACTTGCCTGAGATGATGAACTGCTTTGCTTTTGTTAAG GATGATGTCATATATGTTCATAGACACTGGGTGCCtgaaaataatagaaaaatataCCCTCAGAATCTTCATTTGCAATTTCATGGGAGGGAGATTCATTCGTTGTGCTTTATCCATGAACAATCATTGTGCAGTCAAGATGAAAACCGTGGATTGGTTGCCAAATCTAGTTGGTTAGCTACTGGTTGTGAAGATGGAACAGTGCGATTGACtag GTATGAGTTAGGCACGAAGAATTGGTCGTCCTCCCAACATCTCGGGGAACATGTTGGTGGATCTGCTGTACGTTCAATATGTGCTGTGTCAAAGATGCATGTATTCATGCCTGATCCCTTTAATATCCGTAATGTAGTTTACAGACAAAATGGGATTGTAAATGGTAGAGATCCTTTTATATTAATCTCTGTTGGTGCAAAAAGGGTTGTCACTGCTTGGAAACAAACAGTGACAACAATAAAAAACAGGGTGGATGCTATGAGCAGTGAGATGAACAAGAACAATGAAAATAACTCCCCAGATTCATCGGCAGCAACCATGTCTTCATTGTCTTTCCAGTGGCTCTCAACGGATATGCCATTGAGACACAACAGTAACATGAAAAGACAAGATAGCAACAATGTTTCTGAAACACCTGAAGATGGTATAGTTACAGCCTCGAATGCTATTCCTTGTGAATCAGTTTCTCCAGAATGCAGGAACACAGATACAAACCTTTACCCTGTAGATAATTTTGAAAATGACTGGAGATACCTAGATGTCACTGCTTTTATTGTAAAAGAGGCTGGATCCAG GTTTTCTGTCTGTTTTGTTATTGTGGCTTGTTCAGATGCTACGGTTACACTGAGGGCTCTTGTGTTGCCTTTTCGGCTTTG GTTTGATGTTGCCTCTTTGGCTCCCTTGTCATCACCTGTGCTATCTTTGCAGCCTGTTGTCACTCCTAGACTTCTATCAAAAG AAAACTCACAGATTGGAAGTTTTTACTTGGCAATTACTGGATCCACTGATGGAAGTATAGCTATCTGGGATCTGACTCTGAGTGTTGAAAACTTTATGAGGCAAATAGCAGGTCTTAAAATGGAAAACTGCCTAGATTTCCAGAAGCGGCCTCGTACTGGTAGAGGGAGTCAAGGGGGTAGATGGTGGCGATCCATAGCTACTAAGAAACAAAAGAAGAGACCAGTGAATTGCAAATTGAGAGAAAAAGGTTGCAACCTTTCAGTCTCTGGTGGAAGAACAGAATCTAGCAAGGAAAAGGAAGATCATTTGCATGAAACATCTATGTTTAAACAAAGTGATGATCGTGTACCTTTGAAGGTTGACAATCAGAGTTCTCTTGTGTCTGAAAGGAAAACAGATAATTTATCACCACAAATAAGTGTGGTAGAGGCTATGCAGGTCTTAGATAATATCCACCAGTCCGGGGTCAATTGCCTTTTCGTCTCTGAAATAAGAAACCAAGGGCTTAATGATTCTATGTCCACATTCTATGTTGTAAGCGGCGGTGATGATCAGGCGATTAATTGTCTTAGATGTGATTTGGAATTAGATCCTACGATGAAGTCACAAAATATGAATGCTGAAATCCATTTGAACTCTAAGCCAGTGGCTACGAACAATTGCAATCACCATTTCCGGATCCAAAACCATCAGATGCTGGTTACATATCTGGATAAGAACAAATCAGCTCATAGTTCTGCTGTCAAAG GTGTGTGGACGGATGGGAGTTGGGTTTTTTCTGTTGGTCTTGACCAGCGAGTCAGGTGTTGGAATCTTAGTCACGATAAACTTACAGAGTGTTCCCATTTGATCATCAATGTGCCCGAGCCAGAATCATTAGATGTTAAAATCTGTGGCAG AAATCATTATCAGATTGCAGTTGCTGGAAGGGGGATGCAGATGATAGAATTCCGTCCAACAAATTAG